A single region of the Apodemus sylvaticus chromosome 7, mApoSyl1.1, whole genome shotgun sequence genome encodes:
- the LOC127688320 gene encoding tripartite motif-containing protein 43A-like → MESDILQTPQEILNCFICQSIFMDPVFLRCGHTFCKACLILSSEDVGIPDLCPICRQPSNWTFRNSITICYLVSAVRKNRLMKYLHSQDQKCMTHKERKTTFPGESRVLLCQLCSDTQNHRGQRHCIIEVHVCMQMMKLENKMASLLKKIQEQQETLNAERRTIFQWLHYVALRGEMIRSEYSKLHPPLKEEENQYMVCMKNQSNTILEEFKKSEAMMVHKRSQLIEMYQKLKAMSQKPYEVLLLQDLDDLFRRSELVLLTQRMKPKLSAHPNTGLTARFKYFQVKVFFQNLIIYNCYPSLVFGVRRFTSRPCNEHPFLAVPESYRASWGAESFTTGKHYWELDLKDHEQWAAGVCDNVWLKKRNFEIGSEGAFLLVCLKDGDHYSLLTTCPTFHHHIEKPTGQVGVFLDCEGGCVSFLDVTQSSLIYSYCPGTFHCTVRPYYCTVYT, encoded by the exons atggagtcagacatTTTGCAAACCCCCCAGGAAATACTCAACTGTTTCATTTGCCAGAGCATCTTTATGGATCCAGTCTTCTTAAGgtgtggccataccttctgcaaggcctgtcttatcctttcttcagaagatgttggaatccctgacctctgccctatATGTAGGCAACCATCCAATTGGACATTCAGAAATAGCATCACTATCTGTTACCTGGTATCTGCTGTGAGAAAAAACAGGCTCATGAAGTATTTGCATTCTCAGGATCAAAAGTGCATGACCCACAAGGAGAGAAAGACGACATTCCCTGGTGAGAGCAGGGTCCTCCTCTGTCAATTGTGTTCTGACACCCAGAatcacagaggtcagagacacTGCATCATTGAAGTGCATGTTTGTATGCAAATG atgaaacttgaaaataaaatggcatctttattgaagAAGATCCAAGAACAGCAGGAGACTCTAAATGCAGAGAGGAGAACAATCTTTCAGTGGTTG CACTATGTGGCCCTACGGGGGGAAATGATCAGGTCAGAGTATAGCAAACTACATCCACCTCTcaaagaagaagagaatcaatatatggtgtgtatgaaaaatcaaagcaacactatTTTAGAGGAGTTCAAGAAAAGTGAAGCCATGATGGTCCACAAGAGGAGTCAACTAATAGAAATGTATCAGAAGCTGAAGGCAATGTCTCAGAAGCCATATgaggtgctgctgctgcag gatttggatgacttgttcagaag gagtgagtTAGTGCTGCTGACACAGAGAATGAAACCAAAACTCAGTGCCCATCCTAATACAGGGCTGACTGCAAGGTTCAAGTACTTCCAAG TGAaggttttctttcaaaatttgatCATATACAACTGTTACCCAAGCTTAGTTTTTGGTGTCAGAAGATTCACCTCTAGACCTTGCAATGAACATCCATTTCTGGCTGTACCTGAATCCTATCGTgcttcctggggagcagagagctttACCACTGGAAAACATTACTGGGAGCTGGATTTGAAGGACCATGAGCAATGGGCTGCAGGGGTCTGTGACAATGTCTggttaaaaaagagaaattttgAGATTGGATCTGAAGGAGcatttcttcttgtgtgtttgaagGACGGTGATCATTACAGTCTCCTCACTACCTGCCCAACATTTCATCACCACATAGAGAAACCAACTGGTCAGGTTGGCGTGTTCCTTGATTGTGAGGGTGGATGtgtgagtttcctggatgtaACCCAGAGTTCCCTCATATACAGCTACTGCCCTGGAACTTTCCATTGCACTGTCAGGCCTTACTACTGTACTGTCTACACATGA